One part of the Methylobacterium mesophilicum SR1.6/6 genome encodes these proteins:
- a CDS encoding gamma-glutamylcyclotransferase: protein MPATARALDLSLDLIARAHAVPVPDDPSALDVLTDAELRPGLDAIVAGREGSDLWVFAYGSLMWNPEFPVAERRIGTVRGFHRRFCLLQRRFRGTPDRPGFVLALDRGGLCRGVAFRLPGMEIREALMPVWRREMRGRGYVARWLPVATEAGTVPALTFLANRASDRYAGRLSDGEIADKIAAACGHKGPSAEYLFRTVEACERLGIRDRHLWNLQALVAERLRTGAPAA, encoded by the coding sequence ATGCCCGCGACCGCCCGCGCCCTCGACCTCAGCCTCGACCTCATCGCCCGTGCCCATGCCGTCCCGGTGCCCGACGATCCGAGCGCCCTCGACGTGCTGACCGACGCGGAGCTGCGCCCGGGGCTCGACGCCATCGTCGCCGGCCGTGAAGGCAGCGACCTCTGGGTCTTCGCCTACGGGTCGCTGATGTGGAACCCGGAATTCCCGGTGGCGGAGCGGCGGATCGGGACGGTCCGCGGCTTCCACCGCCGCTTCTGCCTGCTCCAGCGGCGCTTCCGCGGAACGCCGGACCGCCCGGGCTTCGTCCTGGCGCTGGACCGGGGCGGTCTGTGCCGGGGCGTGGCGTTCCGGTTGCCCGGCATGGAGATCCGCGAGGCCCTGATGCCCGTCTGGCGGCGGGAGATGCGCGGCCGCGGCTACGTCGCCCGCTGGCTGCCGGTCGCCACCGAGGCCGGGACCGTCCCGGCCCTGACCTTCCTGGCCAACCGCGCCAGCGACCGCTACGCCGGGCGCCTCTCCGATGGCGAGATCGCCGACAAGATCGCCGCCGCCTGCGGGCACAAGGGACCGAGCGCCGAGTACCTGTTCCGGACCGTGGAGGCCTGCGAGCGCCTCGGCATCCGCGACCGGCACCTCTGGAACCTCCAGGCCCTGGTGGCCGAGCGGCTCAGGACCGGCGCGCCGGCGGCGTGA
- the recO gene encoding DNA repair protein RecO encodes MQWTDEGIVLGLRRHGETGVILEAMTESHGRHLGLVHGGRSRRMQPVLQPGNRVRLSWRARLDEGLGSYAVEPLDSQVSRLIASSLALYGMGHMAALLRLLPERDPHSALYEAAGILVEHLDDPAIAPPLMVRFELAILSELGFGLDLTACAATGGNDALAYVSPKSGRAVSASAGEPFRDRLLALPTFLHAGGSPGPDGVAQGFTLTGYFLDRHVWRPRGLGPPEERARFVALGREAG; translated from the coding sequence ATGCAGTGGACCGATGAGGGGATCGTTCTGGGCCTGCGCCGGCACGGGGAGACCGGCGTCATCCTGGAGGCGATGACCGAGAGCCACGGGCGCCATCTCGGCCTCGTGCACGGCGGTCGCTCGCGCCGGATGCAGCCGGTGCTGCAGCCCGGCAACCGGGTGCGGCTGAGCTGGCGGGCGCGCCTCGACGAGGGCCTCGGTTCGTACGCCGTGGAGCCCCTGGACTCGCAGGTCTCGCGCCTGATCGCGTCGAGCCTCGCGCTCTACGGGATGGGCCACATGGCGGCGCTGCTGCGGCTGCTGCCCGAGCGCGACCCGCATTCCGCCCTCTACGAGGCCGCCGGGATCCTGGTGGAGCACCTCGACGACCCGGCCATCGCCCCGCCCCTGATGGTGCGCTTCGAGCTGGCGATCCTGTCGGAACTCGGCTTCGGCCTCGACCTGACCGCCTGCGCGGCCACCGGCGGCAACGACGCCCTGGCCTACGTCTCGCCGAAGAGCGGGCGGGCGGTGAGCGCCTCGGCGGGGGAGCCGTTCCGCGATCGCCTGCTGGCGCTTCCCACCTTCCTGCACGCCGGCGGTTCCCCCGGTCCGGACGGCGTTGCACAAGGGTTTACCTTGACGGGGTATTTCCTCGACCGTCACGTCTGGCGCCCCCGCGGCCTCGGGCCGCCGGAGGAGCGGGCGCGATTCGTTGCGCTCGGCCGCGAGGCCGGGTAA
- the parC gene encoding DNA topoisomerase IV subunit A — MGQPFEPPSGDGIESVELKSALEERYLAYALSTIMHRALPDARDGLKPVHRRILYGMRLLRLDPTTAHKKCAKIVGDVMGDFHPHGDQAIYDALVRLSQDFAQRYPLVDGQGNFGNIDGDGPAAYRYTEARLTEVARLLLDGIDEDTVDFRPSYNGEKEEPVVLPAAFPNLLANGSQGIAVGMATSIPPHNAAELCDAALYLINHPEATSGQLARFVQGPDFPTGGILVDSAEAIAEAYRTGRGAFRVRARWAKEDLGRGTWNIVVTEIPYGIPKGRLIEKMAELLQEKKLPLLADVRDESAEDVRVVLEPRSRTVDPVILMESLFRLTELEARIPLNLNVLVGGLVPKVIGLAECLREWVDHRRVVLQRRSRYRLGQIDRRLEILGGLLIVYLDLDEVIRIIREEDEPKAALMARFELTELQANAILDTRLRSLRKLEEIELKREFEALTAEKAEIDALLASEPAQWKAIQAQIRAVKKTFGPETKLGRRRTTLASPPDVGGIDFTAALVEREPITVIVSTKGWIRALKGHVADLSGVAFKGDDTLKIAFPTETTQKILLLATNGKVFTLEASKLPGGRGFGDPVRLMADLDDGTEIVAALPYRPETKLLIAGSDGRGFVAPADALVANTRKGKSVLGLDGDATAAVLVPADGDHVAVVNTEKLLLIFPISEVAELARGKGVRLQRCRSGRLLDAHVFKLADGLPWQDGSTEGRLANVSVLEKWLGHRAEVGLMMARSFPKFERFGR, encoded by the coding sequence ATGGGCCAGCCCTTCGAGCCGCCGTCCGGCGACGGGATCGAGAGCGTCGAGCTGAAATCCGCGCTGGAGGAGCGCTACCTCGCCTACGCGCTCTCCACGATCATGCACCGGGCCCTGCCGGATGCCCGCGACGGGCTGAAGCCCGTGCACCGGCGCATCCTGTACGGGATGCGGCTGCTCCGGCTCGACCCGACCACCGCGCACAAGAAGTGCGCCAAGATCGTCGGCGACGTGATGGGCGACTTCCACCCCCACGGCGACCAGGCGATCTACGACGCGCTGGTGCGGCTCTCGCAGGACTTCGCCCAGCGCTACCCGCTGGTCGACGGCCAGGGCAATTTCGGCAACATCGACGGCGACGGGCCTGCCGCCTACCGCTACACCGAGGCGCGGCTCACCGAGGTCGCGCGCCTGCTCCTCGACGGGATCGACGAGGACACGGTCGACTTCCGCCCGTCCTACAACGGCGAGAAGGAGGAGCCGGTGGTGCTGCCGGCGGCCTTCCCGAACCTGCTCGCCAACGGCAGCCAGGGCATCGCGGTCGGCATGGCGACCTCGATCCCGCCGCACAACGCCGCCGAGCTGTGCGACGCCGCGCTCTACCTGATCAACCACCCCGAGGCGACCTCGGGGCAGCTCGCCAGGTTCGTCCAGGGGCCGGATTTCCCCACCGGCGGCATCCTGGTCGATTCGGCCGAAGCGATCGCCGAGGCCTACCGGACCGGCCGCGGCGCGTTCCGGGTCCGCGCCCGCTGGGCCAAGGAGGATCTCGGCCGCGGCACCTGGAACATCGTCGTCACCGAGATCCCCTACGGCATCCCGAAGGGCCGGCTGATCGAGAAGATGGCCGAGCTGCTTCAGGAGAAGAAGCTGCCGCTCCTCGCCGACGTGCGCGACGAATCGGCCGAGGACGTGCGCGTCGTGCTGGAGCCGCGCTCGCGCACGGTGGATCCGGTGATCCTGATGGAATCGCTGTTCCGGCTGACCGAGCTGGAGGCGCGGATCCCGCTCAACCTCAACGTCCTGGTCGGCGGCCTCGTGCCGAAGGTGATCGGGCTCGCCGAGTGCCTGCGCGAGTGGGTCGACCACCGCCGCGTGGTGCTGCAGCGCCGCTCGCGCTACCGCCTCGGCCAGATCGACCGCCGCCTGGAGATCCTGGGCGGCCTGCTCATCGTCTATCTCGACCTCGACGAGGTGATCCGCATCATCCGCGAGGAGGACGAGCCGAAGGCCGCCCTCATGGCCCGGTTCGAACTCACCGAGCTCCAGGCCAACGCGATCCTCGACACCCGGCTGCGCTCCCTGCGCAAGCTGGAGGAGATAGAGCTGAAGCGCGAGTTCGAGGCGCTCACCGCCGAGAAGGCCGAGATCGACGCGCTGCTCGCCTCCGAGCCGGCGCAGTGGAAGGCGATCCAGGCGCAGATCCGCGCCGTGAAGAAGACCTTCGGGCCCGAGACGAAGCTGGGCCGGCGCCGCACGACGCTGGCGAGCCCGCCGGATGTCGGCGGCATCGACTTCACGGCGGCCCTGGTCGAGCGCGAGCCGATCACCGTGATCGTCTCCACCAAGGGCTGGATCCGGGCGCTGAAAGGTCACGTCGCGGACCTCTCGGGCGTGGCGTTCAAGGGCGACGACACCCTGAAGATCGCCTTCCCGACCGAGACCACGCAGAAGATCCTGCTGCTCGCCACCAACGGCAAGGTCTTCACGCTGGAGGCCTCGAAGCTGCCGGGCGGCCGCGGCTTCGGCGACCCGGTGCGCCTGATGGCCGACCTCGACGACGGCACCGAGATCGTGGCGGCTCTGCCCTACCGGCCGGAGACCAAGCTGCTGATCGCGGGCTCGGACGGGCGCGGCTTCGTGGCGCCCGCCGACGCGCTGGTGGCCAACACCCGCAAGGGCAAGAGCGTGCTCGGCCTCGACGGCGACGCCACCGCGGCCGTGCTGGTGCCGGCCGACGGCGACCACGTCGCGGTGGTGAACACCGAGAAGCTGCTCTTGATCTTCCCGATCTCCGAGGTGGCCGAACTCGCCCGCGGCAAGGGCGTGCGCCTGCAGCGCTGCCGCAGCGGCAGGCTCCTCGACGCGCACGTGTTCAAGCTGGCCGACGGCCTGCCCTGGCAGGACGGCTCGACTGAGGGCCGGCTCGCCAACGTGTCGGTGCTGGAGAAGTGGCTCGGCCACCGCGCCGAGGTCGGGCTGATGATGGCGCGCAGCTTCCCGAAGTTCGAGCGGTTCGGGCGGTGA